The Oscarella lobularis chromosome 9, ooOscLobu1.1, whole genome shotgun sequence genome includes a window with the following:
- the LOC136191306 gene encoding uncharacterized protein isoform X1 codes for MRPMRGPGFLGVVHGFLDTLTTQTRSDVGALTFARSIRHQMEYFFANLSEDALYRPGKAPTFRLLTESDAKSLGLRAYFPPRSEPIYASQRRSLPFPDSSPTIPPSQQPNTGPPSSLFLDDELIMNLLVSVDHGTPGWDDYRSPSPYSPGGSSLAGASEPDIPQDPLTPSDEIVDFDPDYFEDLLSMAGIDTNQDKEPISTFYPDLMTSQLATSTLAAAGAQTPSPSPTGPKPMTSTLAQILTEGVTPTPPMPQRPKTVTPPHKPKRGRRPTRDIDISPPQLGASGSASLWEFILELLADPLYEPYIRWKDRSKGQFKIYDSQVVAALWGKHKNHAGMNFDKMSRAMRYYYGKNILEKGEEGGRLEYQFQDGSQWLSYISRNLNRRNFTAPGPNQYTSSQPMRVSRRRSSQRLRGGSSPY; via the exons ATGCGACCAATGAGAGGGCCGGGATTTCTTGGGGTTGTTCACGGGTTTCTCGACACACTCACGACCCAGACGCGATCCGACGTGGGAGCTTTGACGTTCGCTCGTTCTATTCGACATCAGATGGAATACTTCTTTGCCAATTTGTCCGAAGACGCGCTCTACCGTCCGGGAAAAGCG cCGACGTTTCGTCTTCTCACCGAAAGCGATGCCAAGTCGCTTGGCTTGCGCGCCTACTTTCCGCCGCGATCGGAGCCAATCTACGCCTCGCAACGCCGATCTCTACCGTTTCCCGACTCTTCGCCGACAATCCCGCCCTCCCAACAACCTAACACGGGGCCCCcctcgtcgctttttctcgacgacgaactcaTAATGAATCTTCTCGTGTCAG TAGATCACGGCACTCCCGGATGGGATGACTACCGTTCCCCGTCGCCTTACAGTCCCGGCGGTTCGTCATTGGCTGGCGCAAGCGAGCCCGACATACCACAAG ATCCTCTCACGCCGTCAGACGAGATTGTTGATTTCGATCCGGATTACTTTGAGGATTTGCTTAGTATGGCag gaaTAGATACTAACCAAGACAAGGAACCAATCAGCACCTTTTATCCAGATCTCATGACTTCTCAACTAGCAACATCGAcattggcggcggcgggagcgCAGACGCCCTCACCCTCGCCAACTGGCCCAAAGCCAATGACATCGACCCTCGCACAAATTCTCACAGAGGGAGTTACGCCAACGCCACCAATGCCCCAACGTCCCAAAACGGTTACCCCGCCCCATAAGCCAAAACGCGGACGACGTCCCACGCGCGACATCGATATTTCTCCGCCTCAGCTGGGTGCATCCGGGTCCGCGTCGCTATGGGAGTTCATCCTGGAACTCCTTGCCGATCCTCTCTACGAGCCGTACATTCGCTGGAAGGATCGTTCAAAGGGCCAATTCAAAATCTACGACTCCCAAGTCGTCGCCGCACTGTGGGGAAAACACAAGAATCACGCGGGAATGAATTTCGACAAGATGTCACGTGCCATGCGCTATTATTACGGCAAGAACATTCtagaaaaaggcgaagaaggcgGTCGTCTCGAATACCAATTCCAAGACGGAAGCCAATGGCTCTCCTACATATCCCGCAATTTGAATCGAAGAAATTTCACGGCCCCAGGTCCCAATCAATACACAAGCAGCCAACCAATGAGGGTGTCTCGAAGGCGTTCATCCCAACGTCTTAGGGGTGGTAGTAGCCCCTATTAG
- the LOC136191306 gene encoding uncharacterized protein isoform X2 translates to MRPMRGPGFLGVVHGFLDTLTTQTRSDVGALTFARSIRHQMEYFFANLSEDALYRPGKAPTFRLLTESDAKSLGLRAYFPPRSEPIYASQRRSLPFPDSSPTIPPSQQPNTGPPSSLFLDDELIMNLLVSDHGTPGWDDYRSPSPYSPGGSSLAGASEPDIPQDPLTPSDEIVDFDPDYFEDLLSMAGIDTNQDKEPISTFYPDLMTSQLATSTLAAAGAQTPSPSPTGPKPMTSTLAQILTEGVTPTPPMPQRPKTVTPPHKPKRGRRPTRDIDISPPQLGASGSASLWEFILELLADPLYEPYIRWKDRSKGQFKIYDSQVVAALWGKHKNHAGMNFDKMSRAMRYYYGKNILEKGEEGGRLEYQFQDGSQWLSYISRNLNRRNFTAPGPNQYTSSQPMRVSRRRSSQRLRGGSSPY, encoded by the exons ATGCGACCAATGAGAGGGCCGGGATTTCTTGGGGTTGTTCACGGGTTTCTCGACACACTCACGACCCAGACGCGATCCGACGTGGGAGCTTTGACGTTCGCTCGTTCTATTCGACATCAGATGGAATACTTCTTTGCCAATTTGTCCGAAGACGCGCTCTACCGTCCGGGAAAAGCG cCGACGTTTCGTCTTCTCACCGAAAGCGATGCCAAGTCGCTTGGCTTGCGCGCCTACTTTCCGCCGCGATCGGAGCCAATCTACGCCTCGCAACGCCGATCTCTACCGTTTCCCGACTCTTCGCCGACAATCCCGCCCTCCCAACAACCTAACACGGGGCCCCcctcgtcgctttttctcgacgacgaactcaTAATGAATCTTCTCGTGTCAG ATCACGGCACTCCCGGATGGGATGACTACCGTTCCCCGTCGCCTTACAGTCCCGGCGGTTCGTCATTGGCTGGCGCAAGCGAGCCCGACATACCACAAG ATCCTCTCACGCCGTCAGACGAGATTGTTGATTTCGATCCGGATTACTTTGAGGATTTGCTTAGTATGGCag gaaTAGATACTAACCAAGACAAGGAACCAATCAGCACCTTTTATCCAGATCTCATGACTTCTCAACTAGCAACATCGAcattggcggcggcgggagcgCAGACGCCCTCACCCTCGCCAACTGGCCCAAAGCCAATGACATCGACCCTCGCACAAATTCTCACAGAGGGAGTTACGCCAACGCCACCAATGCCCCAACGTCCCAAAACGGTTACCCCGCCCCATAAGCCAAAACGCGGACGACGTCCCACGCGCGACATCGATATTTCTCCGCCTCAGCTGGGTGCATCCGGGTCCGCGTCGCTATGGGAGTTCATCCTGGAACTCCTTGCCGATCCTCTCTACGAGCCGTACATTCGCTGGAAGGATCGTTCAAAGGGCCAATTCAAAATCTACGACTCCCAAGTCGTCGCCGCACTGTGGGGAAAACACAAGAATCACGCGGGAATGAATTTCGACAAGATGTCACGTGCCATGCGCTATTATTACGGCAAGAACATTCtagaaaaaggcgaagaaggcgGTCGTCTCGAATACCAATTCCAAGACGGAAGCCAATGGCTCTCCTACATATCCCGCAATTTGAATCGAAGAAATTTCACGGCCCCAGGTCCCAATCAATACACAAGCAGCCAACCAATGAGGGTGTCTCGAAGGCGTTCATCCCAACGTCTTAGGGGTGGTAGTAGCCCCTATTAG
- the LOC136191309 gene encoding small ribosomal subunit protein eS10-like, with amino-acid sequence MLIPKKNRVAIYEHLFCDGVMVAKKDFNAPKHPDVPSVPNLQVIKALQSLRSRGYVTEKFAWRHYYWYLTNDGIQYLRDFLHLPPEIVPSTLKRQVRPEAGRARPSGAPGGKFDDQRRMGSGRGGGEDRDSYRRGGAPGGEEKKGGAGPGFNPQFRGGYGRGGPGTSGQQ; translated from the exons ATGCTCATTCCCAAAAAGAATCGCGTCGCTATTTACGAACACTTGTTCTGCGACGGCGTAATGGTCGCCAAAAAGGACTTCAACGCGCCTAAACATCCCGACGTACCAAGCGTACCCAACCTCCAAGTAATAAAAGCCCTCCAA TCCCTACGCTCGCGCGGCTACGTAACAGAGAAGTTCGCTTGGAGACACTACTACTGGTACCTTACGAACGACGGCATTCAATACCTACGCGATTTCCTTCATCTCCCACCCGAAATCGTTCCATCGACTCTCAAACGTCAAGTGAGACCCGAAGCGGGCCGCGCTCGTCCTTCAGGCGCTCCCGGCGGAAAATTCGACGATCAACGTCGAATGGGATCGGGTCGCGGTGGCGGCGAAGATCGCGATTCGTATCGAAGAGGCGGGGCTCctggaggagaagaaaagaaaggcggaGCAGGACCCGGATTTAATCCTCAATTTCGAGGCGGTTACGGTCGCGGCGGACCAGGAACGTCTGGACAGCAGTAG